Proteins from one Elephas maximus indicus isolate mEleMax1 chromosome 12, mEleMax1 primary haplotype, whole genome shotgun sequence genomic window:
- the NTAN1 gene encoding protein N-terminal asparagine amidohydrolase isoform X1, whose translation MPLLVEGRRVRLPQSAVDLVRAHPPLEERARLLRGQSVQQVGPQGLLYVQQRELAVTSPKDGSISILGSDDATTCHIVVLRHTGNGATCLTHCDGTDTKAEVPLIMNSIKSFSDHTQCGRLEVHLVGGFSDDRQLSQKLTHQLLSEFDRQEDDIHLVTLCVTELNDREENENHFPVIYGIAVNIKTAEIYRASFQDRGPEEELRAARALTGGPMISIYDAKTEQLRIGPYSWMPFPHVDFWLQQDDKQILENLSTSPLAEPPHFVEHIRSTLMFLKKYPSPSTTVFPGNKALLYKKNKDGLWEKVSSP comes from the exons ATGCCGCTGCTGGTCGAGGGGCGGCGAGTGCGGCTGCCGCAGTCTGCGGTGGACCTCGTCCGAGCCCACCCGCCTCTGGAG gaAAGAGCCAGACTTCTCAGAGGTCAGTCTGTTCAACAAGTGGGACCCCAGGGCCTTCTGTATGTTCAGCAAAGAGAGCTTGCAGTGACCTCCCCAAAGGATG gCTCCATCTCCATTCTGGGTTCTGATGATGCCACCACTTGTCACATTGTGGTCCTGAGGCACACAG GTAATGGGGCTACCTGCTTGACACATTGTGATGGAACCGACACCAAAGCTGAGGTCCCCTTGATCATGAACTCCATAAAATCCTTTTCCGATCACACTCAATGTGGAAG GCTGGAAGTACACCTCGTGGGCGGCTTCAGTGACGATCGGCAGTtgtcacaaaaactaactcatcaACTTCTCA GTGAATTTGACAGACAAGAAGATGACATTCACCTAGTGACATTATGTGTGACAG aatTAAATGACCGGGAAGAAAACGAAAACCATTTTCCAGTAATTTATGGCATTG CTGTCAACATTAAAACTGCAGAGATTTACAGAGCGTCCTTTCAAGATCGAGGTCCAGAGGAGGAACTGCGTGCTGCGCGAGCTCTGACAGGAGGACCA ATGATTAGCATTTATGATGCAAAGACAGAACAACTTCGCATAGGACCGTATTCCTGGATGCCGTTTCCACATGTGGATTTCTGGCTGCAGCAAGACGATAAGCAAATACTAGAG AACCTTTCTACTTCACCTCTGGCTGAGCCCCCCCACTTTGTCGAACATATCAGATCTACcttgatgtttttaaaaaaatacccatCTCCAAGTACCACAGTGTTTCCTGGAAATAAAGCTCTACtctacaaaaaaaataaagatggctTGTGGGAAAAGGTCTCTTCTCCATGA
- the NTAN1 gene encoding protein N-terminal asparagine amidohydrolase isoform X2, which produces MNSIKSFSDHTQCGRLEVHLVGGFSDDRQLSQKLTHQLLSEFDRQEDDIHLVTLCVTELNDREENENHFPVIYGIAVNIKTAEIYRASFQDRGPEEELRAARALTGGPMISIYDAKTEQLRIGPYSWMPFPHVDFWLQQDDKQILENLSTSPLAEPPHFVEHIRSTLMFLKKYPSPSTTVFPGNKALLYKKNKDGLWEKVSSP; this is translated from the exons ATGAACTCCATAAAATCCTTTTCCGATCACACTCAATGTGGAAG GCTGGAAGTACACCTCGTGGGCGGCTTCAGTGACGATCGGCAGTtgtcacaaaaactaactcatcaACTTCTCA GTGAATTTGACAGACAAGAAGATGACATTCACCTAGTGACATTATGTGTGACAG aatTAAATGACCGGGAAGAAAACGAAAACCATTTTCCAGTAATTTATGGCATTG CTGTCAACATTAAAACTGCAGAGATTTACAGAGCGTCCTTTCAAGATCGAGGTCCAGAGGAGGAACTGCGTGCTGCGCGAGCTCTGACAGGAGGACCA ATGATTAGCATTTATGATGCAAAGACAGAACAACTTCGCATAGGACCGTATTCCTGGATGCCGTTTCCACATGTGGATTTCTGGCTGCAGCAAGACGATAAGCAAATACTAGAG AACCTTTCTACTTCACCTCTGGCTGAGCCCCCCCACTTTGTCGAACATATCAGATCTACcttgatgtttttaaaaaaatacccatCTCCAAGTACCACAGTGTTTCCTGGAAATAAAGCTCTACtctacaaaaaaaataaagatggctTGTGGGAAAAGGTCTCTTCTCCATGA